One part of the Streptomyces ferrugineus genome encodes these proteins:
- a CDS encoding ATP-binding protein encodes MTGSTDDYAPHPHIGGRVAALRALAAWRGSAPGAPRVVVLTGSSGSGRSRLLTGFLMLCEPEYRKRLPLDEMDPSTVPPELPAPAVPSADGLTAAQVLWLLADHYGLNATSTEGVYAELAALDEPVTVVVPDVDRAGPVRAAGEPERLVRDVLKPLAATETVRLLAEVPRPLAVELAAGLPSGTVQVIDLDEQEWADPEGLVLHAQAALNPEFGAPELPFTVDPAARLALGAAIGRRAGTSPLVVQLAVHCILMAPEGFDPADERLLPTSVGEALDLHARRLGADPRTLRLLLAPLALAEGDGIPVQLWARLASAVAEQDMSQAMAGAMLLAGPFVQPEEREEEQEQVEEQEQEEEGADGGRTLLRLLHPAVGDEIRAGLPNVRAAQTQIAMALLEAVPEQDWSKADPYVRDHIAGHTLEAGLLPQLLTDPGLFVHADPVPLRAAVEAVPTEALGPPARTYLRTAPLLTRTQAPVTLRAALLETAFVEDGLPEYAEAIHDRLGVELPWQTLWNLPVPGISAATVGSLPRPEGPAAPVAVLVVPAGTPGALPVGEGSGSAVLVHGLVQPGLLGDAGTDTDTGPDLDPARILRPSEEERAAAPLGLSRGADYLRVWDRASQEVVAALVSDTPFTAADLSSDGILLVATERGAKALRIRSAGTGIAS; translated from the coding sequence ATGACCGGCTCGACAGACGACTACGCACCGCACCCCCACATAGGTGGCCGGGTCGCCGCCCTGCGCGCACTCGCCGCGTGGCGTGGGTCCGCGCCCGGCGCACCACGCGTGGTCGTGCTCACCGGCAGCTCCGGCAGCGGGCGTTCGCGGCTGCTCACCGGGTTCCTGATGCTGTGCGAGCCGGAGTACCGCAAGCGACTGCCGCTGGACGAGATGGATCCGTCCACGGTGCCGCCTGAGCTGCCCGCCCCGGCGGTGCCGTCCGCCGACGGACTGACCGCGGCCCAGGTCCTGTGGCTGCTGGCCGACCACTACGGGCTGAACGCCACCAGCACCGAGGGCGTGTACGCCGAACTGGCCGCTCTCGACGAGCCGGTGACCGTCGTCGTACCGGACGTCGACCGGGCCGGCCCGGTACGCGCCGCGGGCGAGCCCGAACGGCTCGTACGGGACGTGCTCAAGCCCCTGGCGGCCACCGAGACGGTCCGGCTGCTGGCCGAGGTGCCGCGCCCGCTGGCCGTCGAGCTGGCCGCGGGCCTGCCGTCCGGCACCGTCCAGGTCATCGATCTCGACGAGCAGGAGTGGGCCGACCCGGAGGGCCTGGTGCTGCACGCCCAGGCCGCGCTGAACCCGGAGTTCGGGGCGCCCGAGCTGCCGTTCACCGTCGATCCCGCCGCCCGTCTGGCTCTGGGCGCGGCCATCGGCCGCCGGGCCGGGACGAGCCCGCTGGTCGTTCAACTCGCCGTCCACTGCATCCTGATGGCCCCGGAGGGCTTCGACCCGGCCGACGAGCGCCTGTTGCCCACCTCGGTCGGCGAGGCCCTCGACCTGCATGCCCGGCGGCTCGGTGCCGACCCGCGGACGCTACGGCTGCTGCTGGCGCCGCTCGCCCTGGCCGAGGGCGACGGGATACCCGTCCAGCTGTGGGCGCGGCTGGCGAGCGCGGTCGCCGAGCAGGACATGAGCCAGGCCATGGCGGGCGCGATGCTGCTCGCCGGACCCTTCGTACAGCCCGAGGAGCGGGAAGAGGAACAGGAGCAGGTAGAGGAGCAGGAGCAGGAAGAGGAGGGTGCGGACGGCGGGCGTACGCTGCTGCGGCTGCTGCACCCGGCCGTCGGGGACGAGATCCGCGCCGGTCTGCCGAACGTCCGGGCCGCTCAGACGCAGATCGCGATGGCGCTGCTGGAGGCCGTGCCGGAGCAGGACTGGAGCAAGGCCGACCCCTATGTGCGCGACCACATCGCGGGCCACACCCTGGAGGCGGGCCTGCTGCCCCAACTCCTCACGGACCCGGGGCTGTTCGTCCACGCCGACCCGGTGCCGCTGCGCGCCGCCGTAGAGGCCGTACCGACCGAGGCGCTGGGTCCACCCGCCCGTACCTATCTGCGTACGGCGCCCCTGCTGACCCGCACCCAGGCTCCCGTCACGCTGCGGGCCGCTCTGCTGGAGACCGCGTTCGTCGAGGACGGGCTGCCCGAGTACGCCGAGGCCATCCACGACCGGCTCGGTGTCGAGCTGCCCTGGCAGACCCTGTGGAACCTGCCCGTTCCCGGGATCAGCGCCGCGACCGTCGGCAGCCTGCCCCGGCCCGAGGGACCGGCCGCCCCTGTCGCCGTCCTCGTCGTGCCCGCGGGCACGCCCGGTGCGCTGCCGGTCGGCGAGGGATCGGGTTCCGCGGTGCTCGTCCATGGGCTCGTACAGCCCGGTCTCCTCGGCGACGCCGGCACCGACACCGACACCGGCCCCGACCTCGACCCCGCGCGGATTCTGCGCCCCTCCGAGGAGGAGCGGGCCGCCGCCCCGCTGGGGCTGAGCCGTGGCGCGGACTATCTGCGGGTCTGGGACCGGGCGAGTCAGGAGGTCGTCGCCGCGCTGGTCTCCGACACGCCCTTCACCGCCGCCGACCTCTCCTCCGACGGCATCCTGCTCGTGGCCACCGAGCGTGGGGCGAAGGCCCTGCGCATCCGCTCGGCGGGCACAGGGATAGCCTCGTAG
- a CDS encoding SUKH-4 family immunity protein, with product MTSQEQALAIADRWLNPDGSAEPRREVRTQEFDLGWVVWAAPAEPERDPVTGERRPPAEIGNACGVVDRRTGELTVWPSVPVDEVVRMYRQKHGHAAQDAGSPEGARPVTGPGNTAVFTYVDPANGEETTLFRTSAPGLPPAEHQAWAELRRMNVPVDNVVAIHTDLRPSLLPGGYTAELLNAFPNAQLSCSQTYGARPEARAEGIAALVEQVETMHRIAGQQPPPRPHRVPVPAQVTPAEPMRDVALGRHLVEVFGQDGVRRFDADDIADSPLPEATKETLTWAGLPADLPLFFTADRPDAPPAGGLFTDVATNLRERRSPAGEEKIGTLAHLARIGFDGVAVVAVQCRPGSGQPDGLGAVWAVDPVTAEARYVNVSVAAFARSLALLATVRQRMQGMDAVAAGAEVAELQGRLAAVDASAAASTETWWSLIVEQMWHGLF from the coding sequence GTGACCAGCCAGGAGCAGGCGCTCGCCATCGCCGACCGTTGGCTCAACCCGGACGGCTCGGCGGAGCCGCGCCGTGAGGTCCGGACGCAGGAGTTCGACCTGGGCTGGGTCGTGTGGGCCGCGCCCGCGGAGCCCGAGCGTGACCCGGTGACCGGGGAGCGTCGGCCGCCCGCCGAGATCGGCAACGCCTGCGGGGTCGTGGACCGCCGTACCGGCGAGCTGACGGTCTGGCCGTCGGTGCCGGTCGACGAGGTCGTGCGGATGTACCGGCAGAAGCACGGCCATGCGGCACAGGACGCGGGATCGCCGGAGGGCGCCCGTCCGGTCACCGGCCCCGGCAACACCGCCGTCTTCACCTACGTCGACCCGGCGAACGGCGAGGAGACCACTCTCTTCCGCACCTCCGCCCCGGGCCTGCCCCCCGCCGAGCACCAGGCGTGGGCCGAGCTGCGGCGGATGAACGTACCCGTCGACAATGTCGTGGCCATCCACACCGACCTGCGTCCGAGCCTGCTCCCCGGCGGCTACACGGCCGAGCTGCTCAACGCCTTCCCCAACGCCCAGCTCTCCTGCTCGCAGACCTACGGAGCCCGTCCCGAGGCCCGTGCGGAGGGCATCGCGGCGCTGGTCGAGCAGGTCGAGACGATGCACCGGATCGCGGGGCAGCAGCCGCCGCCCCGCCCCCACCGGGTTCCGGTTCCCGCCCAGGTGACGCCCGCGGAGCCGATGCGTGACGTGGCCCTCGGCCGGCATCTCGTCGAGGTCTTCGGCCAGGACGGCGTACGCCGCTTCGACGCCGACGACATCGCCGACAGTCCGCTGCCCGAGGCCACCAAGGAGACGCTCACCTGGGCCGGGCTCCCCGCCGACCTCCCGCTGTTCTTCACGGCCGACCGGCCCGACGCCCCTCCGGCCGGCGGACTGTTCACCGACGTCGCCACGAATCTGCGCGAGCGGCGCAGCCCGGCCGGCGAGGAGAAGATCGGCACCCTGGCCCATCTGGCGCGGATCGGCTTCGACGGGGTGGCGGTCGTGGCGGTGCAGTGCCGGCCCGGCTCCGGGCAGCCGGACGGTCTCGGGGCGGTCTGGGCGGTGGATCCGGTCACCGCCGAGGCGCGCTACGTCAATGTCTCGGTCGCCGCCTTCGCCCGGTCCCTGGCCCTGCTCGCCACGGTACGGCAGCGGATGCAGGGCATGGACGCGGTCGCGGCGGGCGCGGAAGTGGCGGAGCTTCAGGGGCGGTTGGCGGCCGTCGACGCGTCCGCGGCGGCCAGCACGGAGACCTGGTGGTCGCTGATCGTCGAGCAGATGTGGCACGGGTTGTTCTGA
- the eccCa gene encoding type VII secretion protein EccCa, which translates to MSVVIIKRPPRIVPPAVPDGEVKLETPPEIPREGDESMLMNLLPMMGMLGSVGFFFMPNLPSYMRVVGGLMLASTLAMAIAQFARARQQGGGAGMAQDRRDYFRYLEQVRKDVHKTAELQRQSQLFQHPDPEQLWAVAADSKRLWERRPTDADFASVRIGRGVQQLNTPLVAPETAPKDELEPLTAAAMKAFLDAHGSLSDLPVSISLRAFYHVTVCGESDTVYGNARASLSQLATLHSPEDLMIAVVAHPSAAADWDWIKWLPHSQHPKAKDGAGSTRLLFDDLGELEEALADQLGDRPRWNREATPVYDQPHLIVVLDGGTVPPDSELASSEGLQGVTFLEIAPGPLEEELRAGLTVYAKPDRMRLFVGHESAYTGKPDVLNPAQAESLARQLAPFRVGSAEEGEPLLSNLDFTDLMGIGDAGTVDVSRTWRPRTLHERLRVPIGVGENGEPVMLDLKEASQEGMGPHGLCVGATGSGKSEVLRTLVLGLAVTHSSETLNFILADFKGGATFAGMADMPHTAAVITNLADDLTLVDRMRDSIMGETQRRQELLRSAGNYANLHDYEKARAAGAALEPMASLVIVLDEFSELLTAKPDFIDMFIQIGRIGRSLGIHLLLASQRLEEGKLRGLDTYLSYRIGLRTFSAAESRTAIGVPDAYHLPSIPGSGYLRYDTDTMVRFKAAYVSGPYHGEGPSRVHRSTQLRPALFSAEHVALPPQPVIEEPEPDNRVDDALADTVLDVLVGRMVNQGPPAHQVWLPPLEEAPSLEQLLPQLAVSPERGLTAPDYTALGRLNVPVGLVDKPFEQRRDVLYRDFAGGAGHGLFVGGPQSGKSTLLRTLISSFALTHTPSEVQFYCLDFGGGSLIAMEELAHVGGVANRLDAEKVRRTVSEVEGILEAREEYFRVNNVDSITTFRQRRAAGQLPDQHWGDVFLVIDGWATFKTDYELLESTVTEIATRGLGFGVHVILTASRYTEVRPALKDMLQNRIELRLGDPTESEIDRKVAQNVPATVPGRGLTPDKLHYMTALPRVDGSSATDDLSEATSILIRGINDNWQGSHAPAVRLLPTMMPADRLPKGFEHPDRGVAIGIDESSLSPVFVDFETDPLFIVFGESESGKSALLRMLVKQITERYTPDQAKIVMGDYRRAHLEGVPDSHLSRYCASAPALTETLEGLAGSMHRRMPGPDVTPEQLRNRSWYSSPDAFVIVDDYDLVATGVNPLAPLLEYLPFARDIGLRVIIARASGGASRSLYEPVMQRMRELGAQGVVLSGDRSEGALLGNITASQLPPGRGYFHTRRRGGQLIQTGWLPNRF; encoded by the coding sequence GTGAGCGTCGTCATCATCAAGCGGCCACCGCGGATAGTGCCCCCGGCCGTCCCGGACGGCGAGGTCAAACTGGAGACGCCCCCCGAGATCCCTCGCGAGGGCGACGAGAGCATGCTGATGAACCTGCTGCCCATGATGGGCATGCTGGGTTCGGTCGGTTTCTTCTTCATGCCCAACCTGCCCTCTTATATGAGGGTGGTCGGTGGTCTGATGCTGGCCTCGACGCTGGCCATGGCCATCGCCCAGTTCGCCAGGGCCCGGCAGCAGGGCGGCGGCGCGGGGATGGCCCAGGACCGGCGTGACTACTTCCGCTATCTGGAGCAGGTCCGCAAGGACGTGCACAAGACGGCGGAGCTGCAGCGGCAGAGCCAGCTCTTCCAGCATCCCGACCCGGAGCAGCTCTGGGCGGTGGCGGCCGACAGCAAGCGGCTGTGGGAGCGGCGGCCGACGGACGCGGACTTCGCCTCCGTACGGATCGGGCGCGGTGTGCAGCAGCTGAACACTCCGCTCGTCGCGCCGGAGACGGCGCCCAAGGACGAGCTGGAGCCGCTGACCGCGGCCGCCATGAAGGCGTTCCTCGACGCGCACGGCTCGCTGTCCGATCTGCCCGTCTCCATCTCGCTGCGCGCCTTTTACCACGTGACGGTCTGCGGCGAGTCGGACACGGTGTACGGCAACGCCCGGGCCTCCCTGTCCCAGTTGGCGACGCTGCACTCGCCCGAGGATCTGATGATCGCCGTGGTGGCGCACCCCTCCGCGGCGGCGGACTGGGACTGGATCAAGTGGCTGCCGCACAGCCAGCATCCGAAGGCCAAGGACGGGGCGGGCTCGACCCGGCTGCTGTTCGACGACCTCGGTGAGCTGGAGGAGGCGCTGGCGGACCAGTTGGGCGACCGGCCCCGCTGGAACCGCGAGGCGACCCCCGTCTACGACCAGCCGCATCTGATCGTGGTGCTCGACGGCGGCACCGTGCCGCCGGACTCCGAACTGGCCAGCAGCGAGGGCCTGCAGGGCGTCACGTTCCTGGAGATCGCCCCCGGCCCGCTGGAGGAGGAGCTGCGCGCCGGTCTGACGGTCTACGCGAAGCCGGACCGGATGCGGCTGTTCGTCGGCCACGAGTCCGCGTACACCGGCAAGCCCGACGTGCTGAACCCGGCGCAGGCCGAGTCCCTGGCGCGGCAGCTGGCCCCCTTCCGGGTCGGGTCCGCGGAGGAGGGCGAGCCCCTGCTGTCCAACCTGGACTTCACCGACCTCATGGGCATCGGCGACGCGGGCACCGTCGACGTCTCCCGCACCTGGCGGCCGCGCACGCTGCACGAGCGGCTGCGGGTGCCGATCGGTGTCGGTGAGAACGGCGAGCCGGTCATGCTGGACCTCAAGGAGGCCTCGCAGGAGGGCATGGGCCCGCACGGTCTGTGCGTCGGCGCCACCGGTTCCGGCAAGTCCGAGGTGCTGCGCACCCTGGTGCTCGGGCTCGCGGTGACGCACTCCTCGGAGACGCTGAACTTCATCCTCGCGGACTTCAAGGGCGGTGCGACCTTCGCCGGTATGGCGGACATGCCGCACACCGCGGCCGTGATCACCAACCTCGCCGACGACCTCACCCTCGTCGACCGCATGCGCGACTCGATCATGGGTGAGACGCAGCGCCGTCAGGAGCTGCTGCGCTCGGCGGGCAACTACGCCAACCTGCACGACTACGAGAAGGCCCGGGCCGCGGGTGCCGCGCTGGAGCCGATGGCCTCGCTGGTGATCGTGCTCGACGAGTTCTCCGAACTCCTCACCGCCAAGCCCGACTTCATCGACATGTTCATCCAGATCGGCCGTATCGGCCGTTCGCTGGGCATTCACCTGCTGCTGGCGTCGCAGCGCCTGGAGGAAGGCAAGCTGCGCGGCCTGGACACGTACCTGTCGTACCGGATCGGTCTGCGGACCTTCTCCGCCGCCGAGTCCCGTACGGCGATCGGTGTCCCGGACGCCTACCACCTGCCGTCGATTCCCGGTTCCGGTTATCTGCGCTACGACACCGACACCATGGTCCGCTTCAAGGCGGCGTACGTGTCGGGGCCGTACCACGGTGAGGGCCCGTCCCGCGTGCACCGGTCGACCCAGTTGCGGCCGGCGCTGTTCTCCGCGGAGCACGTGGCGCTGCCCCCGCAGCCGGTGATCGAGGAGCCGGAGCCCGACAACCGGGTGGACGACGCGCTCGCCGACACCGTCCTGGACGTGCTCGTCGGCCGGATGGTCAACCAGGGTCCGCCCGCCCACCAGGTGTGGCTGCCCCCGCTGGAGGAGGCGCCGTCGCTGGAGCAGTTGCTCCCGCAGCTCGCCGTCAGCCCGGAGCGCGGCCTGACCGCGCCCGACTACACGGCGCTCGGCCGGCTCAACGTGCCGGTCGGCCTGGTGGACAAGCCGTTCGAGCAGCGGCGTGACGTGCTGTACCGGGACTTCGCGGGCGGTGCGGGTCACGGTCTGTTCGTCGGTGGTCCGCAGTCCGGCAAGTCCACGCTGCTGCGTACGCTCATCTCGTCGTTCGCGCTCACCCACACGCCGTCCGAAGTGCAGTTCTACTGCCTGGACTTCGGCGGCGGCAGCCTGATCGCGATGGAGGAGCTGGCGCATGTCGGCGGCGTCGCCAACCGTCTCGACGCCGAGAAGGTGCGACGTACGGTCAGCGAGGTCGAGGGCATCCTCGAGGCGCGCGAGGAGTACTTCCGCGTCAACAACGTCGACTCGATCACGACCTTCCGTCAGCGCCGGGCCGCGGGCCAGCTGCCCGACCAGCACTGGGGTGACGTCTTCCTCGTCATCGACGGCTGGGCCACGTTCAAGACGGACTACGAGCTGCTGGAGTCGACCGTCACGGAGATCGCGACCCGCGGCCTCGGCTTCGGTGTGCACGTGATCCTGACGGCGAGCCGCTACACCGAGGTGCGTCCGGCGCTGAAGGACATGCTGCAGAACCGCATCGAGCTCAGGCTCGGTGACCCGACGGAGTCGGAGATCGACCGCAAGGTCGCGCAGAACGTCCCCGCCACCGTGCCGGGCCGTGGTCTGACGCCGGACAAGCTGCACTACATGACGGCGCTGCCGCGCGTCGACGGCTCCTCGGCGACGGACGACCTGTCCGAGGCGACGTCGATCCTCATCCGCGGGATCAACGACAACTGGCAGGGCAGCCACGCCCCGGCCGTACGACTGCTGCCGACCATGATGCCGGCGGACCGCCTGCCCAAGGGCTTCGAGCACCCGGACCGCGGTGTGGCCATCGGTATCGACGAGTCGTCGCTGTCGCCGGTCTTCGTCGACTTCGAGACCGACCCGCTGTTCATCGTGTTCGGTGAGAGCGAGTCCGGTAAGTCCGCGCTGCTCAGGATGCTCGTCAAGCAGATCACCGAGCGCTACACGCCGGACCAGGCGAAGATCGTCATGGGTGACTACCGGCGCGCCCACCTGGAGGGCGTGCCCGACTCGCACCTGTCGCGGTACTGCGCGTCGGCGCCGGCTCTCACGGAGACGCTGGAGGGCCTGGCCGGCTCGATGCACCGCCGGATGCCCGGTCCGGACGTCACGCCCGAGCAGCTGCGCAACCGGAGCTGGTACAGCAGCCCGGACGCGTTCGTCATCGTCGACGACTACGACCTGGTGGCGACCGGCGTGAACCCGCTGGCCCCGCTCCTGGAGTACCTGCCGTTCGCCCGTGACATCGGTCTGCGCGTCATCATCGCGCGGGCCTCGGGCGGTGCGAGCCGGTCGCTGTACGAGCCGGTGATGCAGCGGATGCGCGAGCTCGGCGCCCAGGGCGTGGTGCTCTCCGGCGACCGCTCGGAGGGCGCGCTGCTCGGCAACATCACGGCGTCGCAACTCCCGCCCGGCCGTGGTTACTTCCACACGCGCCGGCGCGGCGGCCAGCTCATCCAGACGGGATGGCTGCCGAACCGGTTCTGA
- a CDS encoding DUF397 domain-containing protein, whose amino-acid sequence MTEARDNEVGTQAEDIKARKERERDELYALDISGVEWHCAPGTEEHEERVEIAYLPEGAVAMRSSLDPGTVLRYTEAEWRAFVLGARDGEFDLEPTPHNGGVAAD is encoded by the coding sequence ATGACCGAGGCACGGGACAACGAGGTCGGGACTCAGGCCGAGGACATCAAGGCGCGCAAGGAGCGGGAGCGCGACGAGTTGTACGCCCTCGACATCTCCGGGGTCGAGTGGCACTGCGCGCCCGGTACCGAGGAGCACGAGGAGCGGGTCGAGATCGCGTACCTGCCCGAGGGTGCGGTGGCCATGCGGTCCTCCCTCGACCCCGGCACGGTGCTGCGGTACACCGAGGCGGAGTGGCGGGCGTTCGTACTGGGCGCGCGGGACGGGGAGTTCGACCTGGAGCCGACGCCGCACAACGGAGGCGTGGCGGCCGACTGA
- a CDS encoding LppU/SCO3897 family protein: protein MKSAVVVLAVFGAVGYWVWDYNTSPTGGKAKAEASASAAAEEAKQHEPEIGDCVKVEDPDGDPVPTVVDCDSAEAQYKLGEWMPGKHQECGSEYDYGIQYRNSGHRSSYTLCFTKV from the coding sequence GTGAAGTCCGCCGTCGTCGTCCTGGCGGTGTTCGGCGCCGTGGGCTACTGGGTCTGGGACTACAACACCAGCCCCACCGGGGGCAAGGCGAAGGCGGAGGCTTCGGCGTCCGCGGCGGCCGAGGAGGCCAAGCAGCACGAACCCGAGATCGGCGACTGCGTCAAGGTCGAGGACCCCGACGGCGACCCGGTGCCGACGGTCGTCGACTGTGACTCCGCCGAGGCCCAGTACAAGTTGGGCGAGTGGATGCCCGGCAAGCACCAGGAGTGCGGGTCGGAGTACGACTACGGCATTCAGTACCGCAACAGCGGCCACAGGTCCAGCTATACGTTGTGCTTCACCAAGGTCTGA